One window of Chlamydia sp. 04-14 genomic DNA carries:
- the gap gene encoding type I glyceraldehyde-3-phosphate dehydrogenase: protein MKVVINGFGRIGRLVLRQILKRNSSIEVMAVNDLVPGEALTYLFKYDSTHGRFSADVSYDNGYLVVDGRRIQLLDQRDIQKLPWKDLGVDTVIESTGLFTKKEDAAKHLESGAKRVLITAPAKGDVPTFVMGVNENKFDPEKDTIISNASCTTNCLAPLAKVLLDNFGIEEGLMTTVHAATATQSVVDGPSKKDWRGGRGAFQNIVPASTGAAKAVALCLPELKNKLTGMAFRVPVADVSVVDLTVRLQKSTTYEEICKVIKNASETSLRGILGYTDQEVVSSDFIGCEYSSIFDAGAGIALTDRFFKLVAWYDNEIGYATRIVDLLEYVAKNSK from the coding sequence ATGAAAGTTGTAATTAACGGTTTTGGACGGATTGGAAGATTAGTTTTAAGACAAATTCTAAAAAGAAATTCTTCTATCGAAGTCATGGCTGTTAATGATCTTGTCCCTGGAGAGGCTTTAACGTATTTATTTAAATACGATTCTACTCATGGGCGTTTCTCAGCAGATGTATCTTATGATAACGGCTATCTTGTTGTTGATGGCCGTAGAATTCAATTATTAGATCAGCGTGATATCCAAAAGCTTCCTTGGAAAGATCTAGGTGTAGATACTGTTATTGAAAGTACAGGTTTATTTACAAAAAAAGAAGATGCTGCCAAACATCTTGAATCTGGTGCGAAGCGTGTACTTATTACTGCCCCTGCGAAAGGAGATGTTCCGACATTTGTAATGGGAGTAAATGAGAATAAGTTTGATCCTGAGAAGGATACTATTATTTCCAATGCTTCGTGCACTACCAACTGTCTTGCTCCTTTGGCTAAAGTGTTGTTAGATAATTTTGGTATAGAAGAAGGCTTAATGACCACAGTTCACGCCGCTACAGCTACTCAGAGTGTTGTAGACGGTCCATCTAAGAAAGATTGGAGAGGTGGTAGAGGAGCTTTTCAAAATATCGTTCCTGCTTCTACTGGAGCTGCGAAAGCTGTTGCCCTATGTCTCCCAGAATTAAAGAATAAATTAACCGGAATGGCTTTTAGAGTTCCTGTTGCTGATGTTTCTGTCGTTGACCTTACTGTAAGATTGCAGAAGTCAACAACATATGAAGAAATATGCAAAGTTATTAAAAATGCTTCAGAAACTAGTTTGCGTGGAATTCTAGGTTATACGGATCAAGAAGTAGTTTCTTCTGATTTTATAGGATGTGAATATTCTTCTATATTCGATGCTGGTGCAGGGATAGCGTTAACCGATCGTTTTTTCAAACTAGTTGCCTGGTATGATAATGAGATAGGGTATGCAACTCGCATAGTTGATTTATTAGAGTATGTAGCAAAAAACTCTAAATAA
- the rplQ gene encoding 50S ribosomal protein L17: protein MQHARKKFRVGRTSAHNRCMLANMLKSLIHQERIETTLPKAKELRRCADKMITLAKKNTLAARRLAVARLMVRYNKLTSKEARQAKAGDLSAYNVDRTVINKLFDELGTRFVSRNGGYTRILKLQNRVGDNARKCIIEFLAN from the coding sequence ATGCAACACGCTAGAAAGAAATTTAGAGTTGGTCGTACTTCTGCGCATAATCGTTGTATGTTAGCTAACATGTTAAAGTCTCTAATCCACCAAGAAAGAATAGAAACTACTTTGCCTAAGGCAAAAGAGTTGCGTCGTTGTGCGGATAAGATGATCACATTAGCTAAAAAAAATACATTAGCTGCAAGACGTTTAGCTGTTGCTAGACTAATGGTCAGATACAATAAGTTGACAAGTAAAGAAGCTCGTCAAGCTAAGGCCGGCGATTTATCAGCTTATAACGTAGATCGTACAGTAATAAACAAACTATTCGATGAATTGGGTACTCGTTTTGTCTCTAGAAATGGAGGTTATACGCGTATTTTGAAATTACAAAATAGAGTTGGTGATAATGCACGAAAGTGTATTATAGAATTTTTAGCTAATTAG
- a CDS encoding DNA-directed RNA polymerase subunit alpha, giving the protein MSDNSQNLLYDKFELPESVKMMAVEGSGGSIDKQANFVAEPLERGMGHTLGNALRRALLIGLEAPAIISFSMTGVLHEYMAIDGIVEDVTNIVLNLKGALLKKYPFQDSEDGRCTQLLKSTISVDASDLAACGGQRSVTLADLLQEGGFESVNPDHVIFTVTQPMQIEIALRVAFGRGYSTSERIILEDKGVNEIILDAAFSPVVLVNYFVEDTRVGQDTDFDRLVLHVETDGRVSPKEALAFSTQILNKHFSIFERMDEKKIVFEEAISIEKENKDDILHKLVLGINEIELSVRSTNCLSNANIETIGELVIMPEPRLLQFRNFGKKSLCEIKNKLKEMKLELGMDLSQFGVGLDNVKEKMKSYAEKIRSKNVKG; this is encoded by the coding sequence ATGTCGGATAATTCACAAAATTTACTTTACGATAAATTTGAATTGCCAGAATCAGTCAAAATGATGGCTGTAGAAGGTAGCGGGGGATCGATTGATAAGCAGGCGAATTTTGTCGCAGAACCTCTAGAAAGAGGTATGGGGCATACCTTAGGTAATGCTTTGAGAAGAGCGTTGCTAATTGGTTTAGAGGCTCCTGCAATTATTTCCTTTTCTATGACTGGCGTACTTCATGAGTACATGGCAATAGATGGAATCGTAGAAGATGTAACAAACATCGTCTTAAATTTGAAAGGAGCTTTGCTGAAGAAATATCCTTTCCAAGATAGTGAGGATGGTCGTTGCACTCAATTATTAAAGTCTACTATTTCTGTAGATGCTTCTGATCTGGCTGCTTGTGGTGGTCAAAGATCCGTAACGTTGGCTGATTTGTTGCAAGAAGGCGGGTTTGAGTCTGTTAATCCCGATCATGTAATTTTCACTGTAACACAGCCTATGCAAATTGAAATTGCTCTAAGAGTGGCTTTTGGAAGAGGATATTCTACATCTGAGAGAATCATTCTCGAAGATAAAGGTGTGAATGAGATCATTTTAGATGCAGCCTTCTCGCCTGTAGTTTTAGTTAATTATTTCGTAGAAGATACTCGTGTTGGTCAAGACACAGATTTTGATCGCTTGGTTCTACATGTGGAAACAGATGGTAGAGTATCTCCTAAAGAAGCATTAGCTTTCTCTACACAAATTTTAAATAAGCATTTCTCTATTTTTGAAAGAATGGATGAGAAGAAAATAGTCTTTGAAGAAGCTATTTCCATTGAGAAAGAGAATAAAGACGATATTCTTCATAAATTGGTTTTAGGTATTAATGAGATTGAACTTTCTGTAAGATCTACAAATTGTTTGTCTAATGCAAATATCGAAACCATTGGTGAATTGGTAATCATGCCAGAGCCTCGTTTGCTACAATTTAGAAACTTTGGTAAGAAGTCTCTTTGTGAGATTAAGAATAAGTTGAAAGAAATGAAACTCGAATTGGGAATGGATCTCAGTCAATTTGGCGTTGGTTTAGACAACGTTAAAGAAAAAATGAAGAGTTATGCCGAAAAGATTCGGTCTAAAAACGTCAAGGGATAA
- the rpsK gene encoding 30S ribosomal protein S11 codes for MVKHQTQKKGVKRKQLKNIPSGVVHVKATFNNTIVSITDPAGNTISWASAGKVGYSGSRKSSAFAATVAAQDAAKNAMNSGLKEVEVCLKGTGAGRESAVRALIAAGLVVSVIRDETPVPHNGCRPRKRRRV; via the coding sequence TTGGTTAAACATCAAACGCAGAAAAAAGGCGTAAAAAGAAAACAGTTAAAGAATATTCCTTCAGGCGTTGTTCATGTTAAGGCTACCTTCAATAATACGATTGTATCCATAACAGATCCTGCGGGTAATACTATCTCTTGGGCTTCAGCTGGAAAAGTTGGATATTCCGGATCTCGTAAGTCATCTGCTTTTGCTGCAACGGTGGCTGCACAAGACGCTGCAAAAAATGCTATGAATTCTGGCCTTAAAGAAGTCGAAGTATGTTTAAAAGGCACCGGAGCTGGCAGAGAATCTGCGGTTCGCGCTCTCATAGCCGCTGGTTTAGTTGTTTCTGTCATCCGTGACGAAACTCCTGTTCCTCATAATGGTTGTCGACCAAGAAAAAGGCGCAGAGTGTAG
- the rpsM gene encoding 30S ribosomal protein S13, with protein sequence MPRIIGIDIPAKKKLKISLTYIYGIGPALSEEIIAKLQLNPEARAVELTEEEIGRLNSLLQSEYVVEGDLRRRVQSDIKRLISIHAYRGQRHRLSLPVRGQRTKTNSRTRKGKRKTVAGKKK encoded by the coding sequence ATGCCACGCATCATTGGAATTGATATTCCTGCGAAGAAAAAATTAAAAATAAGTCTTACATATATTTATGGGATAGGGCCAGCTCTTTCTGAAGAGATTATTGCAAAGTTGCAATTGAATCCTGAAGCTAGGGCTGTTGAATTGACGGAAGAAGAAATAGGCCGCCTTAATTCTCTCCTACAATCAGAATATGTAGTTGAAGGAGACTTGCGACGTCGTGTGCAGTCAGATATTAAAAGATTGATCTCTATACACGCCTATCGTGGACAAAGACATCGTCTTTCATTGCCTGTAAGAGGACAGAGAACAAAAACAAATTCTCGAACACGTAAAGGCAAGCGTAAAACGGTCGCAGGTAAGAAGAAATAA
- the secY gene encoding preprotein translocase subunit SecY, with protein MTTLRQIFSIAELRQKLFFTFALLAACRVGVFIPVPGINGERAVAYFKQLLGSSQNLFQLADIFSGGAFAQMTVIALGVVPYISASIIVQLLLVFMPSIQREMRESPDQGKRKIGRLTRLFTVGLAVIQSLLFAKFALKMNMSIPGIVLPTLLSSKLFGAPWIFYMTTVIVMTTGTLLLMWIGEQISDKGIGNGVSLIISLGILASFPSVLGSIVSKLNLGSQDPSQLGLFSLLLLCFIFVFVLITTILIIEGVRKIPVQYARRVIGRREIPGGGSYLPLKVNYAGVIPVIFASSLLMFPATIGQFMSSDSSWLKRIAMMLSPGSWVYSSCYVLLIIFFTYFWTATQFHPEQIASEMKKNNAFIPGIRQGKPTQTYLEYTMNRVTLLGAVFLAVIAILPSILGRILNVDANVSYFLGGTAMLIVVGVVLDTMKQVDAFLLMRRYDSFLKKDRSKGRH; from the coding sequence ATGACAACTTTACGACAGATATTTTCCATTGCTGAGTTAAGACAAAAGTTATTTTTTACCTTTGCTTTACTTGCGGCCTGCCGAGTTGGTGTGTTCATCCCTGTCCCAGGAATTAACGGAGAACGCGCCGTAGCTTATTTTAAACAGTTGTTAGGTTCTAGTCAGAATTTATTTCAGTTGGCTGATATTTTTTCTGGGGGAGCTTTTGCACAAATGACAGTTATTGCGTTAGGTGTGGTTCCATACATCTCCGCATCTATCATAGTCCAACTTCTTTTAGTATTTATGCCCTCAATACAGAGGGAAATGCGAGAAAGTCCTGATCAAGGCAAAAGAAAGATTGGCAGATTAACTCGTCTATTTACAGTTGGCTTAGCAGTTATTCAATCACTGCTTTTTGCTAAGTTTGCTTTAAAAATGAATATGTCTATTCCAGGCATTGTTCTTCCAACCTTGTTGTCATCCAAGCTATTTGGAGCCCCCTGGATATTCTATATGACAACAGTTATTGTTATGACGACAGGAACATTACTGCTCATGTGGATAGGTGAACAGATTTCTGATAAAGGTATTGGTAATGGCGTTAGCTTAATTATCAGTCTTGGGATTTTAGCTTCCTTCCCTTCTGTTTTGGGGTCAATAGTAAGTAAGTTGAATCTTGGTTCTCAAGATCCTTCTCAACTAGGTTTGTTCTCGCTACTTTTGTTATGTTTTATTTTTGTATTCGTTCTCATAACAACAATATTGATTATTGAAGGTGTGAGAAAAATTCCTGTGCAATATGCACGTAGAGTAATTGGTAGGAGAGAAATCCCCGGAGGGGGATCCTATTTGCCGCTGAAGGTTAACTATGCGGGCGTTATCCCTGTTATTTTCGCTTCGTCCTTGCTAATGTTCCCTGCGACTATAGGGCAATTCATGTCTTCGGATTCTTCATGGCTTAAGCGAATTGCTATGATGCTATCCCCAGGTAGTTGGGTATATTCTTCATGTTACGTTCTGCTTATAATATTTTTTACGTATTTTTGGACAGCAACCCAGTTTCATCCGGAACAAATTGCTTCTGAAATGAAAAAGAATAACGCTTTTATTCCTGGAATTCGACAAGGGAAGCCTACACAAACATATTTAGAATACACCATGAACCGCGTTACTTTATTAGGAGCGGTCTTCTTAGCTGTTATTGCTATTTTACCATCTATTTTAGGACGTATTCTTAATGTAGATGCTAATGTGAGTTATTTTTTAGGCGGCACAGCAATGTTGATCGTAGTTGGTGTGGTTTTAGATACGATGAAACAAGTGGATGCCTTTTTGCTTATGCGTCGGTACGATAGTTTTTTGAAAAAAGATCGTTCCAAAGGAAGGCATTGA
- the rplO gene encoding 50S ribosomal protein L15 — MIKLESLQDPSPRKRRTKLLGRGPGSGHGKTSCRGHKGDGSRSGYKRRFGYEGGGVPLYRRVPTRGFSHKRFDKCVEEITTQRLNVLFNEGEEITLDALKQKRAIDKHAIRVKVIVKGELEKTFIWKDANVVLSQGVRNLIGVA, encoded by the coding sequence ATGATTAAATTAGAATCATTACAAGATCCTTCACCAAGAAAGAGAAGAACAAAATTATTAGGACGCGGTCCTGGCTCAGGTCATGGTAAAACAAGTTGCCGAGGCCATAAGGGAGATGGAAGCCGTTCTGGTTATAAACGTCGATTTGGTTATGAGGGAGGCGGAGTTCCTCTTTACAGAAGAGTTCCTACAAGAGGATTTTCTCATAAACGTTTTGATAAGTGTGTAGAAGAAATTACTACTCAGCGTTTGAATGTTTTATTCAACGAAGGAGAAGAAATTACTTTAGATGCTTTAAAGCAAAAAAGAGCTATAGATAAGCACGCGATTAGAGTGAAAGTGATTGTTAAAGGCGAATTAGAGAAAACGTTTATCTGGAAGGACGCTAATGTAGTATTGTCTCAAGGAGTACGAAACCTTATTGGTGTTGCTTAA
- the rpsE gene encoding 30S ribosomal protein S5, giving the protein MTLSKNSHKEDQLEEKVLVVNRCSKVVKGGRKFSFSALILVGDGKGRLGYGFAKANELTDAIRKGGEAARKNLITIESLEGDSIPHEVLVDQDGAQLLLKPAKQGTGIVAGSRIRLILEMAGVKNIVAKSLGSNNPMNQVKAAFKALLSLSSRKDVLQRRRVTHD; this is encoded by the coding sequence ATGACGTTATCAAAGAATTCTCACAAAGAAGATCAGCTAGAGGAGAAAGTTCTTGTTGTCAATCGTTGTTCAAAAGTAGTCAAGGGCGGTCGTAAATTTAGTTTTTCCGCACTTATTTTGGTGGGTGACGGTAAGGGACGCTTGGGCTACGGTTTTGCCAAAGCAAATGAACTAACAGATGCTATTCGCAAAGGTGGAGAAGCTGCGAGAAAGAATTTAATCACTATTGAATCTTTGGAAGGTGATTCTATTCCTCACGAAGTTCTAGTTGATCAGGACGGAGCTCAATTGCTTTTGAAGCCTGCTAAACAAGGAACTGGAATTGTGGCAGGTTCACGTATTCGTTTGATTTTGGAAATGGCTGGAGTCAAGAATATTGTTGCCAAAAGTTTAGGCTCAAATAACCCTATGAACCAAGTAAAAGCTGCTTTTAAAGCTCTCTTGAGTCTTTCTAGCAGGAAAGACGTTTTACAAAGGAGAAGAGTGACACATGATTAA
- the rplR gene encoding 50S ribosomal protein L18, producing the protein MENSLFKKSEKKVRRALRVRKVLRGSSLKPRLSVVKTNKHIYVQLIDDSIGKTLASVSTMAKSSKASGLIKKNQDVAKTLGTKIAEIGKSLQVDRVVFDRGPFKYHGVIAMVADGAREGGLQF; encoded by the coding sequence ATGGAAAATTCGTTATTCAAGAAGTCTGAAAAGAAAGTTCGTAGGGCTTTAAGAGTGCGTAAAGTCTTAAGGGGCTCTTCTTTAAAGCCTCGTTTGTCTGTTGTGAAGACTAACAAGCATATCTATGTACAATTAATTGATGATTCTATTGGCAAAACTTTGGCTTCTGTCTCGACTATGGCGAAATCAAGTAAGGCTTCCGGATTAATTAAAAAGAATCAAGACGTTGCTAAAACGTTAGGAACCAAAATTGCCGAGATAGGGAAAAGTCTTCAGGTAGATCGAGTTGTGTTCGATCGTGGTCCTTTCAAATATCATGGAGTTATTGCCATGGTGGCTGATGGTGCTAGAGAAGGCGGATTACAGTTTTAA
- the rplF gene encoding 50S ribosomal protein L6: MSRKARDPIVLPQGVEVSIQNNEILVKGPKGSLKQVLAPEVVVDIKDKEVFVHAAPGVVDRPSRMQGLFWALISNMVQGVSSGFEKRLEMIGVGFRAVVQGSILDLSIGVSHPTKMPIPAELQVTVEKNTLISVKGINKQLVGEFAASIRAKRRPEPYKGKGIRYENEYVRRKAGKAAKTGKK, from the coding sequence ATGTCTCGTAAAGCTCGAGACCCTATTGTGCTCCCTCAAGGAGTAGAGGTCTCCATTCAAAATAATGAAATCTTAGTAAAAGGTCCTAAGGGCTCTTTAAAACAAGTATTAGCGCCAGAAGTGGTTGTCGATATCAAAGATAAGGAAGTTTTTGTTCACGCAGCTCCTGGTGTCGTTGATAGACCAAGTCGTATGCAAGGTTTGTTTTGGGCTTTAATTTCTAATATGGTTCAGGGAGTCAGTTCAGGATTCGAGAAGCGATTAGAAATGATTGGAGTCGGCTTTAGAGCTGTCGTTCAAGGATCTATATTAGATTTGTCTATCGGAGTATCTCATCCTACGAAAATGCCTATTCCTGCGGAGCTTCAAGTTACTGTTGAGAAGAACACCTTGATTTCAGTGAAGGGAATAAATAAGCAGCTAGTTGGAGAATTTGCCGCTAGTATCCGTGCTAAACGTCGTCCTGAACCTTATAAAGGTAAAGGTATCCGCTATGAAAACGAGTATGTTCGTCGTAAGGCTGGGAAAGCGGCAAAAACAGGTAAAAAATAG
- the rpsH gene encoding 30S ribosomal protein S8, with amino-acid sequence MGMTSDTIADLLTRIRNALKAEHLYVDLEHSKMRESIVRILKQHGFLAHYLVKEENRKRTMRIFLQYSNDRKPVIRQLKRVSKPSRRVYVPAAKIPYVFGNMGISVLSTSQGVLDGSTARAKNIGGELLCLVW; translated from the coding sequence ATGGGCATGACAAGTGATACTATAGCCGATTTATTAACACGAATCCGAAATGCTTTGAAGGCAGAGCATTTATATGTGGATTTAGAGCACAGCAAGATGCGTGAATCGATTGTAAGAATTCTGAAACAGCATGGGTTTTTAGCTCATTATCTAGTGAAAGAAGAAAATCGCAAACGCACAATGCGTATCTTTTTACAATATAGTAATGATCGCAAGCCTGTGATACGCCAATTAAAGCGAGTTTCTAAACCTTCTAGAAGGGTTTATGTTCCTGCTGCAAAGATCCCTTATGTTTTCGGAAATATGGGTATTTCTGTTCTTTCCACATCTCAAGGGGTGTTAGATGGATCGACAGCTAGAGCTAAAAATATTGGTGGCGAACTACTCTGTTTAGTTTGGTAA
- the rplE gene encoding 50S ribosomal protein L5 gives MSRLKKLYTEEIRKSLQEKFAYGNTMQIPVLKKIVISMGLAEAAKDKNLFQAHLEELSMISGQKPLVTKARNSIAGFKLREGQGIGAKVTLRGQRMYDFMDRFCNIVSPRIRDFRGFSNKGDGRGCYSLGLDDQQIFPEVDLDRVKRTQGMNITWVTTAQTDVECTTLLELMGLRFKKAQ, from the coding sequence ATGAGCAGGTTAAAAAAACTATATACTGAAGAGATCCGAAAGTCCCTCCAAGAAAAGTTTGCGTATGGAAATACCATGCAAATTCCTGTTCTTAAAAAAATTGTTATAAGCATGGGTCTTGCTGAAGCAGCTAAAGATAAAAATCTTTTCCAGGCTCATTTAGAAGAACTTTCTATGATTTCCGGACAAAAACCTTTGGTTACAAAGGCTAGAAACTCTATCGCTGGTTTCAAACTTCGTGAGGGACAGGGCATTGGTGCCAAAGTCACTTTGAGAGGTCAGCGTATGTACGATTTTATGGATCGTTTTTGCAATATAGTCTCTCCTAGAATTCGTGACTTTCGTGGTTTCTCGAATAAAGGAGATGGACGCGGATGTTATTCATTGGGACTAGATGATCAACAGATTTTCCCTGAAGTAGATTTAGATCGCGTTAAGAGAACTCAAGGAATGAATATTACTTGGGTAACTACAGCACAAACAGATGTTGAATGCACTACTCTTTTAGAGTTGATGGGTTTGCGTTTTAAGAAGGCTCAATAG
- the rplX gene encoding 50S ribosomal protein L24 encodes MKRHSVCVGDTVYVLAGNDKGKQGKVLSCLREKNKVVVEGINVRTKNIKRSQENPKGKRISIEAPIHVSNVRLSIDGAPAKLSVKVTKNGRELWNRSPDGTSKLYRSVKERKG; translated from the coding sequence ATGAAAAGACATAGTGTTTGTGTTGGCGACACGGTTTATGTGCTGGCCGGGAACGACAAGGGAAAGCAGGGTAAAGTTTTATCTTGTCTTAGAGAAAAAAATAAAGTGGTCGTTGAAGGAATCAACGTTCGTACGAAAAATATCAAACGCAGTCAAGAAAATCCTAAAGGGAAAAGGATTAGTATTGAAGCTCCGATACATGTTTCTAACGTACGTTTAAGTATAGATGGTGCCCCAGCAAAACTTTCTGTCAAAGTTACTAAAAACGGACGAGAGTTATGGAATAGATCTCCTGATGGCACTTCCAAACTATATCGTTCTGTGAAAGAGAGAAAAGGTTAA
- the rplN gene encoding 50S ribosomal protein L14, producing the protein MIQQESQLKVADNTGAKKVKCFKVLGGSRRRYATVGDIIVCSVRDVEPDSSIKKGDVVKAVIVRTRRDILRKDGSSLRFDTNSCVIIDEKGNPKGTRIFGPIAREIRDRGFVKISSLAPEVI; encoded by the coding sequence ATGATTCAGCAAGAAAGTCAATTAAAAGTTGCCGATAATACCGGGGCTAAAAAAGTAAAGTGTTTTAAAGTTTTAGGCGGATCTCGCAGACGTTATGCTACAGTGGGTGATATCATTGTATGTTCCGTTAGAGATGTTGAACCCGATAGCTCTATCAAAAAGGGCGATGTGGTTAAAGCTGTGATTGTTAGAACGCGTCGCGATATTCTTAGAAAAGATGGTTCTTCTTTGAGATTCGATACTAATAGCTGTGTAATTATCGATGAAAAAGGAAATCCCAAAGGAACACGAATTTTTGGTCCGATAGCTCGAGAGATTCGAGACCGCGGTTTTGTGAAAATTAGTTCTTTGGCTCCTGAGGTGATTTAA
- the rpsQ gene encoding 30S ribosomal protein S17 yields the protein MASEARGLRKTKVGVVVSSKMDKTVVVRVERIFSHPQYAKVVRDSKKYYAHNGLDVSEGDKVKIQETRPMSKLKRWRVVERIS from the coding sequence ATGGCTAGTGAAGCAAGAGGCCTTAGAAAAACCAAAGTTGGTGTTGTTGTCTCGTCAAAAATGGATAAAACCGTAGTTGTTCGAGTAGAAAGAATATTCTCCCATCCTCAGTACGCTAAAGTTGTTAGAGACTCTAAAAAGTACTATGCGCATAATGGTTTAGATGTTTCTGAAGGCGATAAAGTTAAAATTCAAGAAACGCGACCCATGTCTAAGTTGAAAAGATGGCGTGTTGTTGAGCGTATAAGTTAA
- the rpmC gene encoding 50S ribosomal protein L29, whose amino-acid sequence MAAKKKLLAELREKNRAELETFIHENKKALFSLRAEAALQNKVVKAHLFSTYKKNIARSRTVIQEKEGKIDG is encoded by the coding sequence ATGGCAGCAAAGAAAAAATTATTAGCTGAGCTTAGAGAGAAAAATCGGGCTGAGCTAGAAACATTTATCCATGAAAATAAGAAAGCTCTTTTTTCTTTAAGAGCCGAGGCCGCTTTACAGAATAAAGTAGTTAAGGCGCACCTGTTCTCTACGTATAAGAAAAACATAGCTCGATCTAGGACGGTCATACAAGAAAAAGAGGGAAAAATCGATGGCTAG
- the rplP gene encoding 50S ribosomal protein L16: MLMPKRTKFRKQQKGQFAGLSKGATFVDFGEFGMQTLERGWVTSRQIEACRVAINRYLKRKGKVWIRIFPDKSVTKKPAETRMGKGKGAPDHWVAVVRPGRILFEVANVSREDAQDALRRAAAKLGIKTRFVKRVERV; encoded by the coding sequence ATGTTGATGCCTAAACGAACAAAATTTCGCAAACAGCAAAAAGGTCAATTTGCAGGCCTAAGCAAGGGGGCTACTTTTGTTGACTTTGGCGAGTTTGGAATGCAGACCTTAGAAAGAGGTTGGGTAACTAGCCGACAAATAGAAGCTTGCAGGGTTGCTATCAATAGATATTTAAAACGTAAGGGGAAAGTTTGGATTCGTATTTTCCCAGATAAAAGCGTGACTAAGAAGCCTGCAGAAACTCGTATGGGTAAAGGTAAAGGTGCTCCAGATCATTGGGTAGCAGTTGTCCGTCCGGGTAGAATTCTTTTTGAAGTCGCTAACGTTTCCAGAGAAGATGCTCAGGATGCTTTAAGAAGAGCTGCAGCAAAATTAGGTATAAAAACACGTTTTGTGAAGCGGGTCGAAAGGGTATAA
- the rpsC gene encoding 30S ribosomal protein S3, which yields MGQKGCPIGFRTGVTKKWRSLWYGNKQEFGKFLIEDVRIREFLRKKPSCQGAAGFVVRRMSGKIEVTIQTARPGLVIGKKGAEVDLLKEELRKLTGKEVWVEIAEIKRPELNAKLVADNIARQIERRVSFRRAMKKAMQSVMDAGAIGVKIQVSGRLAGAEIARSEWYKNGRVPLHTLRADIDYATASAETTYGIIGVKVWINLGEKTSTANATAGAAAPAAQ from the coding sequence ATGGGTCAGAAAGGATGTCCAATCGGTTTTCGTACAGGTGTCACTAAAAAATGGCGCTCTCTATGGTATGGAAACAAACAAGAATTTGGTAAATTTCTTATCGAAGATGTTAGAATTCGAGAATTTTTAAGAAAAAAACCTTCTTGTCAAGGGGCTGCGGGCTTTGTTGTAAGACGTATGAGCGGTAAGATTGAAGTTACAATTCAAACAGCTCGCCCTGGATTAGTTATCGGGAAGAAAGGAGCAGAAGTAGATCTTTTAAAAGAAGAACTAAGAAAGCTTACCGGTAAAGAAGTTTGGGTAGAAATAGCAGAAATTAAACGCCCTGAATTGAATGCAAAATTAGTCGCAGACAATATTGCTAGACAAATTGAACGCCGTGTTTCTTTTAGACGTGCCATGAAAAAAGCTATGCAATCTGTTATGGATGCTGGAGCTATTGGTGTTAAAATACAGGTATCTGGAAGATTAGCAGGTGCTGAGATTGCCCGTTCTGAATGGTATAAAAATGGTCGTGTTCCTCTGCATACATTGAGAGCTGATATTGATTACGCCACAGCATCCGCAGAGACTACTTATGGAATTATCGGCGTAAAAGTCTGGATTAATCTTGGGGAAAAAACCTCTACGGCTAACGCTACTGCTGGCGCTGCGGCTCCAGCTGCACAATAG